A genomic window from Streptococcus sanguinis includes:
- a CDS encoding UDP-N-acetylglucosamine--N-acetylmuramyl-(pentapeptide) pyrophosphoryl-undecaprenol N-acetylglucosamine transferase, giving the protein MKKIVFTGGGTVGHVTLNLLLIPKFVKEGWQVHYIGDKHGIEYQEIQKSGLDVTFHSVATGKLRRYFSWQNLLDGFKVVWGIFQSLGIMLKVRPQALFSKGGFVSVPPVIAARLSGVPVYVHESDLSIGLANKIAYKCATKMYATFEQSSSLTKIEHVGAVTKVGNQESVAPQELEEIRQCFDKELPTLLFVGGSAGAKVFNDFVSQNQAALTERYNVINLTGDASLDVLSERLFRRAYVTDLYQPLMDLADVVVTRGGSNTIFELLAMAKLHIIVPLGREASRGDQIENADYFVKKGYAKQLAEEQLDMSHLQTALDDLLANQASYHQAMQNSQEIKSVDEFYALLKADIDKGKK; this is encoded by the coding sequence ATGAAAAAGATTGTATTTACAGGCGGAGGAACGGTTGGGCATGTAACCCTCAACCTTCTCCTGATTCCAAAATTTGTCAAAGAAGGCTGGCAGGTCCACTATATTGGCGATAAGCATGGTATTGAGTATCAGGAAATCCAAAAGTCAGGATTGGACGTGACCTTCCATTCGGTAGCTACGGGTAAGCTTCGCCGCTACTTTTCATGGCAGAATCTGCTGGATGGCTTTAAGGTCGTCTGGGGCATTTTCCAGTCGCTGGGCATTATGCTCAAGGTACGGCCGCAGGCTCTCTTTTCTAAGGGAGGCTTTGTATCTGTTCCGCCAGTGATTGCAGCGCGTCTATCAGGAGTGCCCGTCTATGTTCATGAGTCGGATCTATCCATTGGCTTGGCCAATAAAATAGCCTATAAGTGTGCGACCAAGATGTATGCGACCTTTGAGCAAAGTTCCAGTCTGACCAAGATTGAGCATGTCGGAGCTGTGACCAAGGTCGGTAACCAAGAGTCAGTCGCACCGCAGGAACTAGAAGAAATCCGTCAGTGTTTTGATAAAGAACTGCCCACCCTGCTTTTTGTCGGAGGTTCTGCAGGTGCTAAGGTCTTTAATGACTTTGTCAGCCAGAATCAAGCTGCGCTGACCGAACGCTACAACGTTATCAATCTGACAGGCGATGCAAGTTTAGATGTTTTGTCTGAACGTCTCTTTCGCAGAGCCTATGTGACCGACCTCTACCAGCCTTTGATGGACTTGGCAGATGTAGTGGTGACACGCGGCGGTTCCAATACAATCTTTGAGCTCTTGGCCATGGCTAAGCTGCATATTATCGTTCCTCTGGGACGCGAAGCCAGCCGCGGCGATCAGATTGAAAATGCGGATTATTTTGTGAAAAAGGGATATGCTAAGCAATTGGCAGAGGAACAGCTGGATATGAGCCATTTACAAACAGCCCTTGATGACCTTTTGGCTAATCAAGCTTCTTATCATCAAGCTATGCAAAATTCTCAGGAAATCAAGTCTGTAGATGAATTTTATGCTTTATTGAAGGCGGATATTGACAAAGGAAAGAAATGA
- the ftsA gene encoding cell division protein FtsA: MARDGFFTGLDIGTSSIKVLVAEHINDEINVIGVSNAKSAGVKDGIIVDIEAAAAAIKTAISQAEEKAGISIGLVNVGLPANLLQIEPTQGMIPVTSDSKEITDTDVENVVRSALTKSMTPDREVITFIPEEFVVDGFQGIRDPRGMMGIRLEMRGLLYTGPRTILHNLRKTVERAGVQLENVIISPLAITKSILNEGEREFGASVIDMGGGQTTVASVRGQELQYTNIYQEGGDYVTKDISKVLKTSQKLAESLKFNYGSAYVPEAGTESFQVEVIGEIEPVEVTEKYLAEIISARIQHIFEQIKRDLDRRHLLELPGGIVIIGGAAILPGVVELAQEVFGVNVKLYVPNQIGIRNPAFAHVISLSEYAGNLTDVDMLAQVAVHGDEQLRHRPVSFDRPAQSVPHFEPQLADEIPEEPVQEVPVASADVPNQEPKPGITDRMRNLIGKMFD, translated from the coding sequence ATGGCTAGAGACGGCTTTTTTACTGGATTAGATATAGGAACTAGCTCAATTAAAGTGTTGGTGGCAGAGCACATCAACGATGAAATAAATGTTATTGGAGTCAGCAATGCGAAAAGTGCTGGCGTTAAAGATGGAATTATTGTTGATATTGAGGCTGCAGCTGCTGCTATTAAGACAGCTATTTCTCAAGCAGAAGAAAAAGCAGGCATTTCAATTGGTTTAGTTAATGTCGGACTTCCGGCTAATCTCTTACAGATTGAGCCTACTCAGGGTATGATTCCTGTGACTAGTGATTCTAAGGAAATCACAGATACAGATGTAGAGAATGTTGTTAGATCTGCTCTGACGAAGAGTATGACTCCTGACCGCGAAGTGATTACTTTCATCCCAGAAGAGTTTGTAGTGGATGGTTTCCAAGGGATTCGTGATCCACGCGGTATGATGGGGATTCGCTTAGAGATGCGTGGTCTTCTCTACACTGGACCACGGACTATTCTCCACAACCTCCGCAAGACAGTGGAGCGCGCGGGAGTTCAGCTTGAGAACGTTATTATCTCCCCATTAGCTATAACTAAGTCAATCTTGAATGAAGGGGAACGTGAGTTTGGTGCAAGTGTTATTGATATGGGCGGCGGCCAAACTACAGTAGCTTCTGTTAGAGGTCAAGAACTTCAATATACGAATATATACCAAGAAGGCGGCGACTATGTAACCAAGGATATTTCTAAGGTTTTGAAGACTTCGCAAAAGTTAGCTGAAAGTCTCAAGTTTAACTATGGTTCTGCTTATGTTCCTGAAGCTGGGACAGAGTCCTTCCAAGTAGAAGTGATTGGCGAGATTGAGCCGGTTGAAGTAACTGAAAAGTATCTGGCTGAGATTATTTCTGCTCGTATCCAACATATTTTTGAGCAAATCAAACGCGATTTGGATAGAAGGCATCTTCTCGAGTTGCCAGGCGGCATTGTGATTATCGGTGGAGCAGCAATTCTTCCAGGAGTAGTTGAACTGGCTCAGGAAGTATTTGGCGTGAATGTCAAGCTTTATGTGCCAAATCAAATCGGCATTCGCAATCCAGCCTTTGCACATGTTATCAGCCTGTCAGAGTATGCTGGAAACTTAACAGATGTGGATATGCTGGCTCAGGTCGCTGTTCATGGTGATGAGCAACTGCGCCATCGACCTGTATCATTTGACCGTCCTGCTCAGTCAGTACCACACTTTGAACCTCAACTAGCTGATGAAATTCCTGAGGAGCCGGTCCAAGAAGTTCCAGTTGCCAGTGCTGATGTGCCAAACCAAGAACCAAAACCCGGTATTACAGATCGGATGCGCAACCTAATTGGCAAAATGTTTGATTAA
- the ftsZ gene encoding cell division protein FtsZ encodes MTFSFDAAAAQGAVIKVIGVGGGGGNAINRMIDEGVAGVEFIAANTDVQALSSAKAETVIQLGPKLTRGLGAGGQPEVGRKAAEESEEVLTEALQGADMVFITAGMGGGSGTGAAPVIARIAKNVGALTVAVVTRPFGFEGSKRGTFAVEGINELREHVDTLLIISNNNLLEIVDKKTPLLEALSEADNVLRQGVQGITDLITSPGLINLDFADVKTVMADKGNALMGIGVGSGEERVIEAARKAIYSPLLETTIDGAEDVIVNVTGGLDMTLIEAEEASEIVNQAAGHGVNIWLGTAIDESMKDEIRVTVVATGVRQDKVEKVSGIRQTQQPTGPSRPQQVEPNREVRSGQFDRNFDMTETVDIPTPSRQRTDTPKGSAFGDWDLRREAIVRQAEPSSSARVERYAETNEDDDELETPPFFRNR; translated from the coding sequence ATGACATTTTCATTTGACGCTGCTGCTGCACAAGGCGCAGTAATTAAAGTTATTGGTGTCGGTGGAGGTGGCGGTAATGCCATCAACCGAATGATTGATGAAGGTGTTGCTGGTGTTGAATTCATCGCAGCAAATACAGATGTTCAAGCTCTTAGCAGTGCCAAAGCTGAAACAGTTATTCAGCTCGGTCCTAAGCTGACTCGCGGACTTGGTGCCGGAGGTCAGCCTGAAGTTGGCCGCAAGGCTGCTGAAGAAAGCGAAGAAGTCCTGACTGAAGCTCTGCAAGGAGCAGATATGGTCTTCATCACTGCTGGTATGGGTGGTGGATCTGGGACAGGTGCTGCTCCAGTAATTGCTCGTATCGCAAAGAATGTTGGTGCTCTGACTGTTGCTGTAGTTACACGTCCTTTCGGTTTTGAAGGAAGCAAGCGTGGAACTTTTGCAGTAGAAGGAATCAACGAACTTCGCGAGCATGTAGACACACTCTTGATTATCTCAAATAACAACTTGCTTGAAATTGTAGATAAGAAGACTCCACTTCTTGAAGCACTTAGTGAAGCAGATAATGTTCTTCGCCAAGGTGTCCAAGGGATTACCGACTTGATTACCAGCCCAGGACTGATTAACCTTGACTTTGCCGACGTGAAAACAGTTATGGCAGACAAGGGTAATGCTTTGATGGGAATTGGTGTTGGTAGCGGTGAAGAACGCGTTATCGAAGCTGCTCGCAAAGCTATTTACTCACCTCTTTTGGAAACAACCATTGATGGCGCAGAGGACGTAATTGTCAACGTTACTGGTGGCCTAGATATGACCTTGATTGAAGCTGAAGAAGCTTCAGAAATTGTCAACCAAGCAGCAGGTCATGGTGTGAACATCTGGCTCGGTACTGCTATTGACGAGTCCATGAAGGATGAAATCCGCGTGACTGTTGTGGCTACCGGTGTACGTCAGGACAAGGTTGAAAAGGTCAGCGGTATTCGTCAGACACAGCAGCCTACTGGCCCAAGCCGTCCGCAGCAAGTTGAGCCAAATCGCGAAGTTCGCTCAGGACAGTTTGACCGAAACTTTGATATGACCGAAACAGTTGATATTCCTACTCCAAGCCGTCAAAGAACGGATACACCTAAAGGTTCAGCCTTTGGTGATTGGGATCTTCGCCGTGAAGCGATTGTTCGTCAGGCAGAACCAAGTTCTTCAGCCCGCGTGGAGCGCTATGCAGAAACTAATGAAGATGATGATGAGTTGGAAACACCTCCATTCTTCAGAAATCGTTAA
- a CDS encoding YggT family protein: MLYFVIRAISNLVDLYSIALIVYALLSWFPGAYQTKFGEFLTRIVEPYLKLFRRLPLQFAGLDFTVWVAILALNLLNRVVFYLISILLMLL, encoded by the coding sequence ATGTTATATTTTGTAATTCGTGCCATCTCTAATCTTGTCGACCTTTATAGCATTGCCTTGATTGTCTATGCACTTCTATCTTGGTTTCCAGGAGCCTATCAAACCAAATTCGGAGAGTTTCTAACACGAATTGTAGAACCGTATTTAAAACTTTTCCGCCGTCTTCCCTTGCAGTTTGCAGGGCTGGATTTTACCGTTTGGGTTGCAATTCTGGCTTTAAACCTTTTAAATCGTGTAGTCTTTTATTTAATAAGCATCTTACTAATGTTATTATGA
- a CDS encoding DUF3165 family protein, whose amino-acid sequence MVYLIIGILILFFYIFAVPSSIKGTVNAVTMVLLIVALIILFALGIFQIFQLPAEYFVGFGLSVVAVLALRDINRLKPPKKSKKNFDEE is encoded by the coding sequence ATGGTTTACCTTATCATTGGAATTTTAATCCTCTTTTTCTACATTTTTGCTGTTCCATCCAGTATTAAAGGGACTGTTAATGCTGTGACCATGGTTTTACTGATTGTGGCCTTGATTATCTTATTTGCCTTAGGCATTTTTCAGATTTTCCAATTGCCAGCTGAATATTTTGTAGGATTTGGCCTATCCGTAGTGGCCGTCTTAGCTTTGCGGGATATCAATCGCCTCAAGCCGCCTAAGAAATCAAAAAAGAATTTTGATGAAGAATAA
- a CDS encoding isoleucine--tRNA ligase, whose translation MKLKETLNLGKTAFPMRAGLPNKEPLWQKEWDEAKLYQRRQELNEDKPHFILHDGPPYANGNIHVGHAMNKISKDIIVRSKSMAGYYAPYIPGWDTHGLPIEQVLAKQGIKRKELDLVDYLNMCRDYALSQVEKQKEDFKRLGVSGDWENPYVTLTPDYEAAQIRVFGEMAKKGYIYRGAKPVYWSWSSESALAEAEIEYHDLVSTSLYYANRVKDGKGVLDTDTYIVVWTTTPFTITASRGLTVGADIDYVLVQPAGESRKFIVASELLNSLSEKFGWADVQVLDTYRGQELNHIVTVHPWDTAVDELVILGDHVTTDSGTGIVHTAPGFGEDDYHVGVANGLEVAVTVNERGIMMENAGPDFEGQFYDKVVPTVIEKLGDLLLAQEEISHSYPFDWRTKKPIIWRAVPQWFASVSKFRQEILDEIDKVKFHSEWGKVRLYNMIRDRGDWVISRQRAWGVPLPIFYAEDGTPIMTAETIEHVAQLFEEHGSIVWWKREAKDLLPEGFTHPGSPNGEFTKETDIMDVWFDSGSSWNGVVVNRPELTYPADLYLEGSDQYRGWFNSSLITSVANHGVAPYKQILSQGFALDGKGEKMSKSLGNTIAPSDVEKQFGAEILRLWVTSVDSSNDVRISMDILSQVSETYRKIRNTLRFLIANTSDFNPAEDAVAYEELRSVDKYMTIRFNQLVETIRKAYVDFEFLTIYKAIVNFVTVDLSAFYLDFAKDVVYIEAAKSLERRQMQTVFYDILVKITKLLTPILPHTAEEIWSYLEHEEEEFVQLSELPEAQTFPNQEEILDTWSAFMDFRSQAQKALEEARNEKVIGKSLEAHLTVYPNEVIKTLLEAVNSDVAQLLIVSQLTIVDGPAPEGALVFEDVAFVVEHAQGQVCDRCRRIDTTVKERSYQALVCDHCAEILEENFAQAVSEGFESK comes from the coding sequence ATGAAACTGAAAGAAACACTCAATCTTGGGAAAACTGCTTTTCCTATGCGGGCCGGTCTACCAAATAAGGAACCACTCTGGCAGAAAGAATGGGATGAAGCTAAGCTGTATCAACGTCGTCAGGAACTGAATGAAGACAAGCCGCACTTTATCCTGCATGATGGCCCTCCCTATGCTAACGGGAATATTCACGTCGGGCATGCCATGAATAAGATTTCCAAAGATATCATTGTTCGCTCAAAGTCTATGGCTGGCTACTATGCGCCCTACATTCCAGGATGGGATACGCATGGTCTTCCGATTGAGCAGGTCTTGGCAAAGCAAGGCATTAAGCGCAAAGAGCTAGACTTGGTAGACTACCTCAATATGTGTCGGGACTATGCTCTCAGCCAAGTCGAAAAGCAAAAAGAAGACTTCAAGCGTTTGGGTGTTTCTGGTGATTGGGAAAATCCTTATGTAACCTTGACACCAGATTATGAAGCCGCTCAGATCCGCGTCTTTGGTGAAATGGCTAAGAAAGGATACATTTACCGTGGTGCTAAGCCCGTTTACTGGTCTTGGTCTTCTGAGTCAGCTTTGGCTGAAGCGGAAATTGAATACCATGATTTGGTTTCCACCTCTCTCTACTATGCTAACCGTGTCAAAGATGGCAAAGGGGTCTTGGACACAGATACTTACATTGTCGTATGGACAACAACTCCATTTACCATTACAGCCTCTCGCGGTTTGACTGTAGGAGCAGATATTGACTACGTTTTGGTTCAGCCTGCGGGTGAAAGTCGCAAGTTTATTGTAGCGTCTGAATTGTTGAATAGTTTGTCTGAGAAATTTGGCTGGGCTGATGTTCAAGTTTTGGATACCTACCGTGGTCAAGAATTGAACCACATCGTGACAGTTCACCCATGGGATACTGCTGTAGATGAGTTGGTCATTTTGGGTGACCACGTTACGACTGACTCTGGTACTGGTATTGTCCATACTGCGCCTGGTTTTGGTGAGGATGACTACCATGTCGGTGTAGCCAATGGACTGGAAGTTGCTGTGACAGTCAATGAGCGCGGTATCATGATGGAAAATGCTGGTCCTGACTTTGAAGGCCAGTTCTATGATAAGGTTGTGCCAACAGTTATTGAAAAACTTGGTGACTTGCTCCTTGCTCAGGAAGAAATTTCTCACTCTTATCCATTTGACTGGCGTACTAAGAAGCCAATCATCTGGCGGGCAGTACCACAGTGGTTTGCATCTGTTTCTAAATTCCGTCAAGAAATCTTAGATGAAATTGACAAGGTTAAATTCCATTCTGAATGGGGGAAAGTACGCCTCTACAATATGATTCGTGACCGTGGTGACTGGGTTATCTCTCGTCAGCGGGCTTGGGGAGTTCCACTTCCAATCTTCTATGCCGAAGACGGAACACCAATCATGACAGCAGAAACCATCGAACACGTGGCTCAGCTTTTTGAGGAGCACGGCTCTATCGTCTGGTGGAAGCGTGAAGCAAAAGACCTCTTACCAGAAGGATTTACTCATCCAGGTTCTCCAAACGGCGAATTTACCAAGGAAACGGACATCATGGACGTTTGGTTTGACTCAGGTTCATCATGGAATGGGGTAGTGGTCAACCGTCCGGAATTGACTTACCCGGCTGATCTTTATCTAGAAGGTTCAGACCAATACCGTGGTTGGTTTAACTCTTCACTCATCACATCGGTTGCCAACCATGGTGTGGCCCCTTACAAACAAATCTTGTCACAAGGCTTTGCCTTAGATGGTAAGGGTGAAAAGATGTCTAAATCCCTTGGAAATACCATTGCTCCAAGTGACGTGGAAAAACAATTCGGTGCGGAAATCTTGCGTCTCTGGGTAACCAGTGTAGACTCTAGCAACGACGTTCGTATCTCTATGGATATCTTGAGCCAAGTTTCTGAAACCTATCGTAAGATTCGGAATACCTTGCGTTTCTTGATTGCCAATACCTCTGACTTTAATCCAGCTGAGGATGCCGTAGCTTACGAAGAACTTCGCTCCGTTGATAAATACATGACTATCCGCTTCAATCAATTAGTAGAGACTATTCGCAAGGCTTATGTGGACTTTGAGTTTCTGACTATTTATAAAGCGATTGTCAACTTTGTGACCGTTGACTTGTCCGCTTTCTATCTGGACTTTGCCAAAGATGTCGTCTATATCGAAGCAGCTAAATCATTGGAACGTCGTCAAATGCAGACTGTTTTCTATGACATTTTGGTCAAGATTACCAAGCTGTTGACGCCGATTCTGCCACACACAGCAGAAGAAATTTGGTCTTACCTAGAGCATGAAGAGGAAGAATTTGTTCAATTATCTGAATTGCCTGAAGCTCAGACTTTCCCAAATCAAGAAGAAATTTTGGACACTTGGTCTGCCTTTATGGACTTCCGCAGTCAAGCTCAGAAAGCCTTGGAAGAAGCCCGCAATGAGAAGGTTATCGGGAAATCGCTGGAAGCACATCTGACTGTCTATCCGAATGAAGTCATCAAGACCTTGCTGGAAGCGGTCAACAGCGATGTGGCTCAGCTTCTCATTGTTTCTCAATTGACGATTGTTGATGGTCCTGCTCCAGAAGGCGCTCTAGTCTTTGAAGATGTAGCTTTTGTCGTAGAGCATGCGCAGGGGCAAGTCTGTGATCGATGCCGCCGCATTGATACAACAGTTAAAGAGCGCAGTTATCAAGCCCTTGTCTGTGACCACTGTGCAGAAATTTTAGAAGAAAATTTCGCTCAAGCTGTCTCAGAAGGCTTTGAGAGCAAGTAA
- a CDS encoding cell division protein SepF, with product MSLKDRFDKFIDYFTEDGDETELQEQTVSRPAAPVKQKPELVQPKPVRESKPAPRPAAAAKPQPKPQPQQKSSTENITRLHARQQELAQHRANADEKITIDVRYPRRYEEATEIVDLLLANESILIDFQYMTEVQARRCLDYLDGARYVLAGNLKKVASTMYLLTPINVVVNVEDIRLPNDVEISEFDFDMKRSR from the coding sequence ATGTCATTAAAAGATAGATTTGATAAATTTATAGATTATTTTACAGAAGATGGAGATGAGACTGAGCTTCAGGAGCAGACGGTTAGTAGACCAGCAGCACCTGTCAAACAGAAGCCTGAGTTGGTTCAGCCTAAGCCAGTCAGAGAGAGTAAGCCAGCTCCTCGTCCGGCTGCTGCGGCCAAGCCACAGCCCAAACCGCAGCCCCAGCAGAAATCTTCGACAGAGAATATTACCAGACTGCATGCCCGTCAGCAGGAATTGGCTCAGCACCGTGCAAATGCGGATGAGAAGATTACGATTGATGTTCGTTATCCGAGGAGATATGAGGAAGCGACTGAAATTGTTGACCTGCTTTTGGCCAATGAAAGCATCCTGATTGACTTCCAGTATATGACTGAGGTACAGGCTCGACGTTGTTTAGACTACCTAGACGGTGCTCGTTATGTTTTGGCTGGAAATTTGAAAAAAGTTGCAAGCACTATGTATTTGCTGACTCCGATTAATGTAGTGGTAAATGTGGAAGATATCCGCCTGCCAAACGATGTTGAAATCAGCGAATTCGACTTTGATATGAAGCGCAGTAGGTAA
- a CDS encoding FtsQ-type POTRA domain-containing protein — MSKKNHDEPKEEVSEHLSEWQKRNKEYLEKKAQEEASKQKELEGEEAKEAEAEDSIEGGEIAEETEEDDSSYEEEETEYLGNDSSEAELETELSEKERKKLEKLQKKAEKEASKIRIPRIHIYRALPVLLGSGLIFLLSVYFLTPLATMKTIEFSGNQMVSQEDLLKSSKIDERDYTLTTFINGGYHIRNMKASSPWINNLEMTYQFPITFQVKVKEYEVLAYLHEGGQYYPILTNGEIISEPTAADSLPETHISIEFSDKKLIKEFALQIEKVPASIKKNIKTVQLTPSNVTPDLVTLTMHDGNKILVPISHIAKKLPYYKGIQSQLEEGVPSVVDMEAGIFSYVEGAQNESSSSDEEKQETEEEPTGQQTEQAAEQLTESQE; from the coding sequence ATGAGCAAGAAAAACCACGATGAGCCAAAGGAAGAGGTAAGTGAGCACCTCTCTGAATGGCAGAAACGAAACAAAGAATATCTTGAAAAGAAGGCTCAGGAAGAAGCCAGCAAACAAAAGGAGCTGGAAGGAGAGGAAGCAAAAGAAGCTGAAGCTGAGGACTCAATCGAAGGCGGAGAAATAGCTGAAGAGACGGAAGAAGATGACTCATCTTATGAAGAGGAAGAAACAGAATATTTGGGAAATGACTCATCTGAAGCTGAGCTAGAGACCGAATTGAGCGAGAAAGAGCGCAAAAAACTGGAGAAACTTCAGAAAAAGGCAGAAAAAGAAGCTTCTAAGATTCGTATCCCGAGGATTCATATTTATCGGGCGCTGCCGGTTTTGCTGGGCAGTGGCTTGATTTTTCTCCTGTCAGTTTATTTTTTGACGCCACTGGCGACCATGAAAACAATCGAATTTTCAGGGAACCAAATGGTCAGTCAGGAAGACCTGCTCAAAAGCAGTAAGATTGATGAGAGGGACTATACTTTAACAACCTTTATCAATGGCGGCTATCATATCCGCAATATGAAAGCGTCTAGTCCTTGGATTAACAATCTGGAGATGACTTATCAGTTTCCGATTACTTTTCAGGTAAAGGTCAAGGAGTACGAAGTTCTGGCCTATCTGCATGAGGGAGGCCAATACTATCCTATTCTGACAAATGGGGAGATTATTTCGGAACCGACTGCTGCAGATTCTTTGCCAGAAACCCATATTTCGATAGAGTTTTCAGATAAAAAATTGATTAAGGAATTTGCCCTTCAAATTGAAAAGGTACCGGCTTCGATTAAGAAAAATATTAAGACAGTTCAGCTGACTCCAAGCAATGTGACACCGGACTTGGTTACGCTGACCATGCATGATGGCAATAAAATTTTGGTACCAATTTCGCATATTGCCAAAAAACTGCCATATTACAAGGGAATCCAATCACAGCTGGAAGAGGGTGTACCTAGTGTTGTAGATATGGAAGCAGGAATTTTTAGTTATGTTGAAGGAGCTCAAAACGAGTCGTCTTCTTCTGACGAAGAAAAGCAAGAAACAGAAGAGGAACCGACGGGACAGCAAACAGAGCAAGCGGCTGAGCAGCTGACAGAAAGTCAGGAATAA
- a CDS encoding RNA-binding protein gives MMKDLYQHFSHEDRECIDRSLELLQRVQDTYAFETTSFLNPHQVSILKNIGKQYDVQVFASSDYFPSELARVLVAPSYYQLNMDDFELSLLEISYASKFYKISHSQILGTLLNRLGIERRIFGDILVVGDRAQLFVDKRLAQYFIDHVTKIAKMPVRLKEVSFAEQLKEQKQAVTREILASSLRLDKLVASTFKLSRSQAAQLISGKHVKMNYAVNDNPSQQVGLEDLISVRRFGRFKVLRENGLSKNGKHKLTVELLASK, from the coding sequence ATGATGAAAGATTTATATCAACACTTTTCGCATGAGGATCGAGAGTGTATTGATAGGAGTTTGGAACTGCTTCAGCGGGTTCAAGATACCTACGCGTTTGAAACAACGTCTTTTCTGAATCCCCATCAGGTTTCGATTCTGAAGAATATTGGCAAGCAATATGATGTGCAAGTCTTTGCTAGTTCGGATTATTTTCCCAGTGAACTGGCAAGAGTTCTTGTGGCGCCTTCTTATTACCAACTGAATATGGATGATTTTGAATTGAGCTTGCTGGAAATTTCCTATGCAAGCAAATTTTATAAAATCAGTCATTCGCAGATTTTGGGCACTCTTCTCAATCGATTAGGGATTGAAAGACGGATTTTTGGTGATATCCTTGTGGTGGGGGACCGTGCTCAGCTCTTTGTAGATAAAAGACTGGCCCAGTATTTTATAGACCATGTCACTAAAATAGCAAAGATGCCTGTTAGACTAAAGGAAGTTTCCTTTGCAGAACAGCTGAAAGAGCAGAAGCAAGCTGTTACCAGAGAAATTTTAGCATCTAGTCTTCGCTTGGATAAGTTGGTAGCCAGCACTTTTAAGTTATCGAGGAGTCAGGCTGCTCAGCTGATTTCTGGCAAGCATGTGAAAATGAACTACGCTGTTAATGACAATCCCAGCCAGCAAGTTGGGCTTGAAGACTTGATAAGCGTTAGACGATTTGGAAGATTTAAGGTTTTAAGAGAAAATGGCCTTTCCAAGAATGGAAAACATAAGTTAACCGTTGAATTATTAGCTAGTAAATGA
- a CDS encoding DivIVA domain-containing protein, with protein MTLTALEIKDKSFGTKFRGYDVEEVDEFLDIVVRDYEDLVRENHEKEAKIRNLEERLTYFDEMKDSLSQSVLIAQDTAERVKVAANERSTNIVRQAEQDAQHLLDGAKYKADEILRQAADNAKKVAIETEELKNKTRVFHQRLKSTIESQLSIVDSSEWEEILRPTATYLQTSDEAFKEVVSEVLGEEAVVREEEVDVTRQFSPEEMAELQERIEAANRELAATQAFSPLSDEDIEAHAAEENSEADHHDDDTNGEQKVPVNIL; from the coding sequence ATGACACTTACAGCATTAGAAATTAAAGATAAATCCTTTGGAACCAAGTTTAGAGGCTATGATGTTGAAGAGGTAGATGAATTCCTTGACATCGTTGTCCGTGACTATGAGGACTTGGTTCGCGAAAACCACGAAAAAGAAGCAAAAATTCGCAATCTGGAAGAACGTCTGACATATTTTGATGAGATGAAAGACTCTCTCAGCCAGTCTGTTTTGATTGCTCAAGATACGGCTGAGCGCGTTAAAGTTGCTGCCAACGAGCGGTCTACGAATATTGTCCGTCAGGCAGAGCAGGATGCGCAGCATTTGTTGGATGGAGCTAAGTACAAGGCTGATGAGATTTTACGTCAGGCAGCTGATAATGCTAAGAAAGTAGCCATTGAAACAGAAGAACTGAAAAACAAAACACGTGTCTTCCATCAACGTTTGAAATCAACCATTGAGAGCCAACTCAGCATTGTGGATTCATCTGAGTGGGAAGAAATCCTGCGTCCGACAGCTACTTATCTGCAGACCAGTGATGAAGCTTTCAAGGAAGTTGTATCTGAGGTCCTGGGAGAAGAAGCAGTTGTTCGTGAGGAAGAAGTGGATGTGACTCGTCAATTTTCTCCAGAAGAAATGGCTGAGCTGCAAGAGCGCATTGAAGCTGCTAATCGTGAATTAGCTGCGACCCAAGCCTTTTCTCCGCTTAGTGATGAAGATATAGAAGCTCACGCAGCTGAGGAAAACTCAGAAGCTGACCATCACGATGATGATACAAATGGGGAACAAAAAGTTCCTGTAAATATTTTATAA